One genomic region from Verrucomicrobiota bacterium encodes:
- a CDS encoding heparinase II/III family protein, with protein MLSKIISGLLVCSWVTALTAAEPPPALPPHPRLLLNADGIAQLKARVTAAPWAKREWDALLKQTSRYLSQPVELPPRGGNWSHNYVCPTHGARLKQGQKIGPWQWEHWCSAGKHNLKGDPSKGSLDFDGNAISGIHFELAKQVVDHGLVFQVTGDARHAQKAREILLAYAGKYLDYPMHNNKGAPGKGGRVASQSLTEASWVIEIVQGADLVWSTLSDGDRTAITRQILRPALEETILKSKLGIHNIQCRLNSAIGLVGFLLGDQTLITRAIDDPTLGYRQQMERGVLADGMWTEGSSGYHFFTVAGVWPLTEAARNCGMDLYGEKFKRMFDAPLTMAMPNFVLPDFNDSGMMSLQGEADLYELGYARYRNPAYAALLSQSKRQSRMALLYGVTELPPASTLTLASRNSPASGYAILQRGQDQDATWLCAKYGPHGGGHGHPDKNHFLLFAHGQVVAPDGGTHAYGSPLHNGWDKSTFAHNTLVVDETSQKAAEGRSLAFGSEQGVDFSMTEAGAIYAGVRFVRTIALLTPEIIVFMDQVRASEPHTYDLVYHQMGHWQGLTAGQPWTPPNRPGYQYLTEATVRNLGPDGLRLQTTIKADWQPVIHIASGEPVEIITGHGILKTTEDQVPLVIQRRKGTEAAFLWAVSLTNQPVTLRSLPLKDGGGAKLAASEAMLVEVSAGRQRWQLLANPEKRTVVMDGPSLPLTTSPFQVWTK; from the coding sequence ATGTTATCCAAAATCATATCCGGGTTGCTCGTATGCAGTTGGGTGACCGCCCTCACGGCGGCAGAACCGCCGCCAGCACTACCGCCTCACCCCCGGTTGTTGTTGAATGCGGACGGCATCGCCCAGCTCAAGGCGCGGGTGACCGCCGCACCATGGGCAAAGCGGGAATGGGATGCCTTACTCAAGCAAACCAGCCGATACCTTTCACAGCCCGTGGAACTGCCACCGCGCGGCGGCAATTGGAGTCATAATTATGTGTGTCCCACTCATGGGGCGCGCTTGAAGCAGGGTCAAAAAATCGGCCCGTGGCAGTGGGAACACTGGTGCTCTGCGGGCAAACATAACCTCAAAGGCGATCCGTCCAAAGGCTCGCTGGACTTTGATGGCAATGCCATTTCCGGGATTCACTTTGAGCTGGCCAAACAGGTTGTGGACCACGGCTTGGTATTTCAAGTGACCGGCGACGCGCGCCATGCACAGAAGGCGCGGGAAATTCTATTGGCATACGCGGGTAAGTATCTCGACTACCCCATGCACAACAACAAGGGAGCGCCGGGAAAAGGCGGCCGGGTGGCCTCGCAATCCCTGACCGAGGCATCCTGGGTGATTGAAATCGTTCAAGGGGCCGATCTGGTTTGGAGCACCCTGAGCGACGGGGATCGCACGGCGATCACCCGCCAGATCCTCAGACCGGCCCTCGAGGAAACCATTCTGAAGAGCAAACTGGGGATTCATAATATCCAATGCCGGCTGAACAGCGCGATTGGCCTCGTCGGCTTTCTACTTGGGGATCAAACCTTGATTACCCGGGCCATTGACGATCCCACGCTGGGATATCGTCAACAGATGGAACGCGGCGTGCTGGCCGATGGCATGTGGACTGAAGGCAGTAGCGGATATCACTTTTTCACCGTCGCCGGGGTCTGGCCGCTAACTGAGGCGGCGCGCAACTGCGGGATGGATTTGTATGGTGAGAAATTCAAGCGCATGTTTGACGCGCCCCTGACCATGGCCATGCCGAATTTTGTGCTACCCGATTTCAATGACAGCGGCATGATGAGCCTGCAAGGCGAGGCTGACTTGTATGAACTGGGCTATGCGCGCTACCGGAACCCGGCATACGCCGCGCTCCTCTCCCAGAGCAAACGCCAGAGCCGGATGGCGCTCCTGTATGGGGTGACGGAGTTGCCCCCGGCCAGCACCCTGACGCTGGCGAGCCGAAATTCCCCAGCCTCCGGCTACGCCATTCTGCAACGCGGACAGGACCAGGACGCAACCTGGTTGTGCGCCAAATACGGCCCACATGGCGGCGGGCATGGCCATCCGGATAAAAACCACTTCCTCCTGTTCGCCCACGGCCAGGTCGTGGCACCGGACGGCGGAACCCATGCCTATGGCTCGCCACTGCACAACGGCTGGGACAAATCCACCTTTGCCCATAACACGTTGGTGGTCGATGAGACCTCCCAGAAAGCCGCCGAGGGCCGGAGCCTGGCGTTTGGATCGGAGCAAGGAGTGGATTTCTCCATGACCGAAGCGGGGGCCATTTATGCCGGGGTGCGGTTTGTGCGCACCATTGCCCTGCTCACGCCAGAAATAATTGTATTTATGGATCAAGTGCGCGCCAGCGAGCCACACACCTATGACCTGGTCTATCATCAGATGGGCCACTGGCAGGGATTGACTGCCGGCCAGCCATGGACGCCACCGAATCGCCCGGGCTATCAGTACTTGACCGAGGCCACAGTTCGCAACCTTGGCCCGGATGGATTGCGGCTGCAAACCACCATCAAAGCGGACTGGCAACCGGTGATCCACATCGCCAGCGGGGAACCAGTGGAAATCATCACCGGCCATGGCATTTTGAAAACTACCGAAGACCAAGTGCCCCTGGTGATTCAAAGACGCAAAGGCACCGAGGCCGCGTTTTTGTGGGCGGTGTCGCTGACCAACCAACCGGTCACGCTCCGCTCCCTGCCGCTCAAGGACGGTGGCGGAGCCAAACTGGCAGCTTCCGAGGCAATGCTGGTGGAAGTGTCTGCCGGTCGCCAACGCTGGCAGTTACTGGCAAACCCAGAAAAGCGAACTGTGGTTATGGACGGCCCCTCGCTGCCCCTCACCACCAGCCCGTTTCAGGTCTGGACCAAATAG